One stretch of Molothrus aeneus isolate 106 chromosome 2, BPBGC_Maene_1.0, whole genome shotgun sequence DNA includes these proteins:
- the LOC136568899 gene encoding LOW QUALITY PROTEIN: OX-2 membrane glycoprotein-like (The sequence of the model RefSeq protein was modified relative to this genomic sequence to represent the inferred CDS: deleted 2 bases in 1 codon), which translates to MSPKIQLCHRGRRFSQGAIYCSCLVGNVPRIKAKRLKKGKWHSVDCSFISEHTAKMMMVTCLLLSSVWTAVPASVQVMNRKVQSVQAGGNVTFSCQSVTKEDVIQVTWQKETDGAEDNIATYSTINGQKIAKAYVSHVSFAHSELQASAISLHGVTLQDEGCYKCIFNTFPSGAVTGRMCLKVYAISDPRVEIKLISSPDKAEDSEKMVGMTCSATGKPAPKITWHLPSSLQQKPREYHIKFSNQTMTVISNFTHTHSKILREYPITCMIQHPSLNVTLVLPTDSLEQGPDSSMAPAIAIALGVLVPLTSLLILICLFYHCLSHLCDAERNPTWPCWVGLPFLRVLQNSPPQVLRFNTMTWLCPATPGQPAHCPSQAETGLERDTGMSPQADSWEGET; encoded by the exons ATGTCCCCTAAAATTCAGTTGTGTCATAGAGGCAGGAGGTTTTCACAAGGTGCCATTTACTGTAGTTGTCTGGTGGGGAATGTCCCTAGAATAAAAGCGAAGCGTTTAAAAAAGGGGAAGTGGCACTCAGTGGATTGTTCGTTCATC TCTGAGCACACAGCTAAGATGATGATGGTCACttgcctgctcctctccagtGTCTGGACTGCTGTTCCAG CCTCTGTGCAGGTGATGAACAGAAAGGTCCAGTCAGTCCAGGCGGGAGGAAATGTTACTTTTTCATGCCAGTCAGTCACGAAAGAAGATGTGATACAAGTGACATGGCAGAAAGAGACGGATGGGGCTGAAGATAACATAGCAACTTACAGTACGATTAATGGCCAAAAAATAGCCAAGGCCTATGTAAGCCATGTGAGCTTTGCCCACAGCGAGTTACAAGCCTCAGCCATCTCCCTTCATGGAGTCACCCTCCAAGATGAAGGATGCTACAAATGCATCTTCAACACATTTCCCTCGGGGGCGGTCACTGGCAGGATGTGTCTCAAGGTTTATG CCATCTCAGACCCCAGAGTGGAAATTAAACTTATATCCAGTCCAGACAAAGCTGAGGACTCTGAGAAAATGGTGGGGATGACCTGCTCAGCAACAGGGAAACCAGCTCCAAAAATAACCTGgcacctccccagcagcctgcagcagaaaCCAAGGGAGTACCACATAAAGTTCAGCAACCAGACCATGACTGTAATCAGCAATTTTACCCATACCCACTCCAAAATCCTTCGGGAGTACCCCATCACCTGCATGATCCAACATCCTTCTCTAAATGTGACCCTGGTCCTGCCTacagacagcctggagcagg GTCCAGACAGCAGCATGGCACCGGCCATTGCCATTGCACTGGGGGTCCTGGTCCCCCTGACCTCCCTTCTCATTCTCATCTGCCTCTTCTACCACTGCCTCAGTCACCTATGTGATGCAGAGAGAAACCCaacctggccctgctgggtAGGTCTGCCTTTCCTCAGGGTGCTGCAAAATTCACCCCCACAGGTCTTGAGGTTCAATACCATgacctggctctgcccagccacaccagggcagcctgcacactGCCCAAGCCAGGCTGAAactgggctggagagggacacagGAATGAGCCCCCAGGCAGACAGCTGGGAAGGCGAAACCTGA